In one window of Rhodoglobus vestalii DNA:
- a CDS encoding DUF6998 domain-containing protein, whose translation MDSSTETTTPAALATELHVHAKRVRAWLRKQGFRSKAELGEHWDLSQTQSEAVRQAFAPSASPNAPGFDPTLLTVGEILHVYTALLVELGRRGLVRTNNAPIGDLAEYACAAYYEGELASNSEKSYDLISVDGRRVQVKVRNVREGTRPSAVFSSIRSTDFDICVFILANASTHTIDAAYEWTPEEIQAHGRFTSHTNSTLIRIGKVRAGVAGVDITEGLNTAWRTMLELES comes from the coding sequence ATGGATTCCTCGACCGAGACCACCACGCCTGCGGCGCTCGCAACCGAGCTTCACGTTCATGCAAAACGCGTGCGCGCGTGGTTGCGGAAACAAGGGTTCCGTTCAAAGGCCGAACTCGGAGAGCACTGGGATCTATCGCAGACCCAGTCAGAGGCGGTTCGGCAAGCATTCGCTCCAAGCGCTTCGCCGAACGCCCCTGGGTTCGATCCGACATTGTTAACCGTGGGCGAAATCCTTCACGTCTACACCGCCTTGCTCGTTGAACTCGGTCGGCGCGGGTTAGTGCGTACAAACAATGCCCCAATCGGTGATCTGGCCGAGTACGCCTGCGCCGCCTATTACGAAGGCGAGCTGGCTTCAAATTCAGAGAAGTCCTACGATCTGATTTCCGTTGACGGCCGGCGCGTGCAAGTCAAGGTTCGGAACGTTCGAGAAGGCACCCGCCCTTCCGCAGTGTTCTCTTCGATCCGATCGACAGATTTCGACATTTGTGTTTTCATCCTTGCTAATGCGAGTACGCACACAATCGATGCCGCGTACGAGTGGACTCCGGAAGAAATTCAAGCGCACGGCAGGTTTACCTCCCACACGAACAGCACACTAATTCGAATTGGCAAGGTTCGAGCGGGCGTGGCAGGAGTCGACATCACCGAGGGGCTCAATACCGCTTGGCGGACAATGCTTGAGTTGGAGAGCTGA